The following proteins are encoded in a genomic region of Arachis ipaensis cultivar K30076 chromosome B02, Araip1.1, whole genome shotgun sequence:
- the LOC107627753 gene encoding protein DETOXIFICATION 53-like encodes MRGRESGNEAASNNGLLSFIHGLLCHFHNHLIALLPNLSLSEVKEELQSIIKISSPIIMTSLMIYSRSVISMLFLGHQGKVELAGGSLALGFANITANSVLKGLTMGMDPICCQAYGAKRYSLLNQTFFRVTCLLLVVSIPISILWLNMGPVLQMLGQDPQVTKVAQVFMVFSIPELLAQAHLNPLRTFLRTQGLATPITVVASCAAVLHLPINYFLAIHLNLGVKGIALATGLNSINMILGLLSYLFFSKKPLKPWQGTSFFSIFHGWKPLLSLALPSCVSVCLEWWWYEIMLFLCGLLRNPQATVATMGILIQTLGFLYVFPFSLSIALTTRIGHSLGASQPTKARRSAIIGFIIALTFGVIAFIFLMFVRRNLGKLFTNETQIIDMVTSVLPILGLCEICNWSQTVSCGILSGTARPYLGARINLCAFYLIGLPVAIFATFIYKYELLGLWFGMLVAQISCLSMMIYTLVKTDWGDQTKRAVELSQVITTQDKSVNDEERGLISSHP; translated from the exons ATGAGAGGAAGAGAAAGTGGTAATGAAGCAGCTTCCAACAATGGCTTATTATCATTCATTCATGGCCTTCTTTGCCACTTCCATAATCACCTCATTGCTCTTCTCCCTAATCTTTCTCTCTCCGAG GTGAAAGAAGAGTTGCAATCAATTATTAAGATTTCAAGTCCCATAATAATGACTAGCTTGATGATATATTCAAGATCTGTGATTTCCATGTTGTTCTTGGGTCACCAAGGGAAAGTGGAGTTAGCTGGAGGGTCATTAGCACTTGGATTTGCCAACATCACTGCAAATTCGGTTCTAAAGGGTCTAACCATGGGAATGGACCCAATTTGTTGCCAAGCATATGGAGCTAAGAGATATTCActtctaaatcaaacattttttAGGGTAACATGCCTGCTCTTAGTTGTTTCCATACCAATTTCAATATTATGGCTAAACATGGGACCAGTCCTTCAAATGTTAGGTCAAGATCCACAAGTCACAAAAGTTGCACAAGTTTTCATGGTATTCTCAATTCCAGAGCTACTAGCACAAGCGCACCTTAATCCTTTGAGAACTTTTCTAAGGACACAAGGTTTAGCCACGCCAATAACCGTGGTTGCTTCTTGTGCCGCAGTTTTGCACCTACCAATCAATTATTTCTTGGCTATACACTTGAACTTAGGAGTCAAGGGAATTGCCCTAGCCACCGGATTGAATTCCATTAACATGATATTAGGCTTGTTGAGCTATCTATTTTTCTCAAAGAAGCCATTGAAACCTTGGCAAGGAACTTCCTTTTTCTCAATATTTCATGGATGGAAGCCTTTGCTAAGCTTGGCATTGCCTAGTTGCGTTTCGGTCTGCCTCGAGTGGTGGTGGTACGAGATCATGCTCTTTCTATGCGGCCTATTACGCAACCCCCAAGCCACGGTTGCGACTATGGGGATCCTAATTCAAACTCTAGGGTTTCTTTATGTGTTTCCATTTTCACTAAGCATTGCATTGACAACAAGAATTGGTCACTCTTTAGGTGCAAGTCAACCCACCAAGGCAAGGAGGAGTGCAATAATAGGTTTTATCATAGCATTAACATTTGGAGTCATAGCATTCATTTTCTTAATGTTTGTGAGGAGAAATTTGGGTAAGCTTTTCACTAATGAGACACAAATCATTGATATGGTAACAAGTGTGCTTCCAATATTAGGGTTGTGTGAGATTTGCAATTGGTCTCAAACAGTTTCATGTGGGATATTATCTGGGACTGCACGCCCTTACTTAGGTGCTAGGATTAATTTGTGTGCATTTTACTTAATTGGTTTGCCCGTCGCTATTTTTGCTACATTCATATATAAATATGAATTATTAGGGTTATGGTTTGGAATGTTAGTAGCACAAATTTCATGTCTTTCTATGATGATATACACTTTAGTAAAAACTGATTGGGGGGACCAAACTAAGAGGGCAGTGGAATTATCTCAAGTAATAACTACCCAAGACAAAAGTGTAAATGATGAGGAAAGAGGGCTAATTAGTTCTCATCCatga